One stretch of Nicotiana tabacum cultivar K326 chromosome 18, ASM71507v2, whole genome shotgun sequence DNA includes these proteins:
- the LOC107780886 gene encoding sulfite reductase 1 [ferredoxin], chloroplastic (The RefSeq protein has 1 substitution compared to this genomic sequence) — protein MTTSFGAAINIAVADDPNPKLQIHNFSGLKSTSNSLLLSRRLHVFQSFSPSNPSSIVRAVSTPAKPAAVEPKRSKVEIFKEQSNFIRYPLNEEILNDAPNINEAATQLIKFHGSYMQYDRDERGGRSYSFMLRTKNPGGEVPNRLYLVMDDLADQFGIGTLRLTTRQTFQLHGVLKKNLKTVMSTIIKNMGSTLGACGDLNRNVLAPAAPFAKKDYMFAKQTADNIAALLTPQSGFYYDVWVDGEKVMTAEPPEVVKARNDNSHGTNFPDSPEPIYGTQFLPRKFKIAVTVPTDNSVDIFTNDIGVVVVSNEDGEPQGFNIYVGGGMGRTHRMETTFPRLAEPLGYVPKEDILYAVKAIVVTQRENGRRDDRRYSRLKYLLSSWGIEKFRSVTEQYYGKKFQPCRELPEWEFKSYLGWHEAGDGSLFCGLHVDNGRVKGAMKKALREVIEKYNLNVRLTPNQNIILCNIRQAWKRPITTVLAQGGLLQPRYVDPLNLTAMACPAFPLCPLAITEAERGIPDILKRVRAIFERVGLKYSESVVIRITGCPNGCARPYMAELGLVGDGPNSYQIWLGGTPNQTSLAKTFKDKLKVQDLEKVLEPLFFHWRRKRQSKESFGDFTNRMGFEKLGEFVEKWEGIPESSSRYNLKLFADRETYEAMDALASIQDKNAHQLAIEVVRNYVASQQNGKSMD, from the exons ATGACGATGTCGTTTGGAGCAGCGATTAACATCGCCGTCGCCGATGACCCGAACCCCAAGCTCCAAATTCACAACTTCTCCGGGTTAAAAAGCACCTCCAATTCGCTGTTGCTTAGCAGGCGTCTTCACGTTTTTCAGTCCTTTTCCCCGTCGAATCCTAGTTCTATTGTCCGCGCCGTATCTACG CCAGCAAAGCCAGCTGCAGTGGAGCCCAAGCGTAGTAAGGTTGAAATATTCAAAGAACAGAGTAACTTCATAAGGTATCCTCTTAATGAGGAGATTCTAAATGATGCCCCCAACATCAATGAGGCTGCAACACAATTGATCAAGTTCCATGGAAGCTATATGCAATACGACAGAGATGAGCGTGGGGGAAGATCATACTCATTCATGCTTCGGACAAAGAACCCTGGTGGGGAGgtaccaaacagactctacttgGTCATGGATGATCTTGCTGACCAATTTGGGATTGGGACACTTCGTTTGACAACAAGACAGACCTTTCAGCTGCATGGGGTCTTGAAAAAAAATCTCAAGACAGTAATGAGTACAATCATCAAAAACATGGGTTCAACTCTTGGTGCATGTGGTGACCTCAATAGGAACGTTCTTGCTCCAGCTGCCCCATTTGCTAAAAAAGATTATATGTTTGCTAAACAAACAGCTGATAACATTGCAGCACTTTTAACTCCCCAGTCTGGATTTTACTATGACGTTTGGGTGGATGGGGAGAAAGTTATGACAGCAGAACCTCCTGAAGTTGTGAAAGCTCGAAATGATAACTCCCATGGAACAAACTTCCCTGACTCACCTGAACCCATTTATGGAACTCAGTTCTTGCCAAGGAAGTTCAAAATTGCAGTTACCGTGCCAACTGATAACTCGGTGGACATTTTCACAAATGATATAGgtgttgttgttgtatctaatGAGGATGGAGAGCCTCAGGGATTCAACATATAT GTTGGTGGTGGTATGGGGCGAACTCATAGGATGGAAACCACTTTTCCTCGATTGGCAGAGCCATTAGGTTATGTGCCTAAAGAGGATATACTCTATGCTGTTAAAGCCATTGTTGTTACTCAAAGAGAAAACGGCAGAAGAGATGATCGCAGATACAGCAGATTGAAATATTTACTCAGCTCATGGGGAATCGAGAAGTTTCGATCTGTCACTGAACAGTATTATGGAAAGAAGTTTCAACCTTGCCGTGAATTGCCTGAGTGGGAATTCAAGAGTTATTTGGGATGGCACGAAGCG GGAGATGGTAGCTTGTTTTGTGGTCTACATGTTGACAATGGTCGTGTAAAAGGAGCGATGAAGAAGGCACTCAGGGAAGTTATTGAGAAGTATAATCTGAATGTGCGTCTCACACCAAACCAGAATATTATATTGTGCAATATTCGACAAGCGTGGAAGCGCCCCATCACCACAGTTCTTGCACAGGGTGGTTTGCTG CAACCTAGGTATGTGGATCCACTCAATCTAACAGCAATGGCCTGCCCGGCTTTTCCTCTTTGTCCTCTTGCAATAACTGAAGCTGAGCGTGGAATACCTGACATCCTCAAGCGTGTTCGAGCTATTTTTGAAAGG GTTGGTCTGAAGTACAGTGAATCTGTTGTCATAAGGATAACAGGATGTCCTAATGGGTGTGCTCGACCATACATGGCTGAACTTGGCTTGGTTGGAGATGGTCCAAACAGCTATCAG ATCTGGCTCGGTGGAACTCCCAATCAAACTTCATTGGCAAAAACTTTCAAGGATAAGCTTAAGGTTCAGGATCTTGAAAAAGTTCTGGAGCCTTTATTTTTCCATTGGAGAAGAAAGCGACAATCTAAAGAATCATTTGGCGACTTCACAAACCGCATG GGATTTGAGAAACTTGGGGAGTTTGTTGAAAAATGGGAAGGCATCCCTGAGTCATCATCTCGATATAACTTGAAGCTATTTGCTGATAGAGAGACTTACGAAGCCATGGATGCACTTGCAAGCATCCAAGATAAAAATGCCCATCAATTAGCAATTGAAGTGGTGCGCAATTATGTTGCTTCCCAGCAAAATGGGAAAAGTATGGACTGA
- the LOC107780888 gene encoding photosystem II 5 kDa protein, chloroplastic-like: protein MASLPSSSSFLGNLATTISNPPPATTRGKIVMVKASKIEKTEINRKEEISSGRRELAFALLASAAASSFARIAMAEEEPKRGTPEAKKKYAPICVTMPTARICHK, encoded by the coding sequence ATGGCTTCTCTACCAAGTTCATCCTCATTCCTTGGCAACTTAGCCACCACCATATCCAACCCGCCTCCGGCGACCACTCGGGGAAAGATTGTGATGGTTAAAGCCTCTAAGATTGAGAAGACTGAGATAAACAGAAAGGAAGAGATTAGCAGTGGCAGGAGAGAATTGGCTTTTGCGTTGCTAGCTTCTGCTGCTGCAAGTTCATTTGCAAGAATTGCCATGGCAGAGGAGGAGCCGAAGCGCGGTACACCAGAGGCAAAGAAGAAGTATGCCCCAATTTGTGTCACAATGCCCACAGCTAGAATATGCCACAAGTAA
- the LOC107780887 gene encoding photosystem II 5 kDa protein, chloroplastic: MASITMTSSFLGGSVVARAKATAATRGGVVMVKASSENNVVMNKKEESNKSGRRELFFAVGAAAACSVAKVAMADEEEPKRGTAEAKKKYSSVCVTNPTARICRY, encoded by the coding sequence atggcttccatcACAATGACATCTTCTTTCTTGGGCGGCTCCGTCGTAGCCCGGGCCAAAGCCACCGCCGCCACCCGCGGCGGGGTTGTCATGGTGAAGGCCAGCTCAGAAAATAATGTAGTGATGAACAAGAAGGAAGAGAGCAACAAAAGCGGGAGGAGGGAGTTGTTCTTCGCCGTGGGGGCAGCCGCCGCTTGCTCCGTCGCCAAGGTGGCGATGGCCGACGAGGAAGAGCCGAAGAGGGGAACGGCGGAGGCCAAGAAGAAGTACTCTTCAGTTTGTGTTACAAATCCAACTGCAAGAATTTGCCGCTACTGA